The DNA region ACGGTGTAAACCGGCAGAAGATTATAGGTCTGGAAAATAAATCCCATGTGGGCGCTTCTTAAGTTTGCTGCGGCTTTTTCGGAAAGTTTTTCTATTTGGTTTCCGAGTACCAGTGTGCTTCCCGTTGATGGAACATCAAGCGAGCCGATAATATTCAGAAGAGTTGTTTTTCCGGAGCCGCTCGGGCCGATAACCCCGCAGAAGTCGCCTTTTTCAAACGTAAGGTTAATATTGCTTAAAGCGGTAAACTCTGTGCCAGCGATGGGATAGCGCTTAGTCATATTTTCAACACGAATTATTTCCATTGTTTGCTCCTGGTATAATGTTCATTATACCTGATTACACAGATACAAAGGACAGATTACACAGATTAGTACATAATTCTCTTTATTTGACAACTCTTGTTGCCAAAATTAATTAATAATCCAACTTTAAGTCCTGATGATTTTAAATATGATATCACTTGATACTCGAATATCTGTGCAATATTTCCAGCTAAAGCTTTTATTTCTACTATAACCTTGTCTTCCACAACCATATCAACCCTAAATTTTCCCACCTCTTTGCTTGCATAATTTACCTTATATTCTTTCTCTATTTCAAACCCTATTCCTTGTTCTTCAAATTGCATTTTTAATGCATTCTGATATATTTTCTCATTAAATCCCGGGCCTAAAACCTTATGGACATTAAAACAACAACCAATTATTTTTTCAGTTATTTGATCTTTTTGTTCCATCTGTGTAATCTCTTTTCAAATCTGTGTAATCAGGACATCCTTATTTTCGCAGGATGTCCTAATAATTATACATAACTAAAAATTGCATTCCTCTTCCGGAATAAGAAGTTGTCGTATCATCCCCGTTTGAGTACACGATAAGATTAAACTGCCAGTTGTCATATGTTCTCAGCCACCTGAGGTTTGAATACACTTTTCCTATATCCCAATTGTAATACTCTATTGCGCTTACTGCGTCTAAAATTCCAAGCTTATAATCTGCAACGAATACCGAAACATTGTTTTTCTTGCCGAGACAGTTAAAATCTGCGCCTTTTCCCGTAAACATATGTTCTCCTAAAATATGTAAACCGCTGGAAAAAGTGTAATCTGCGCCGATGGTATAATTTTCTTCATATTCCTGCTGGTCAGAAGCCAAATCCATTTTTCCAATGGAAGTTTCAAACCATAAGCCGACACCTATATCCCAATAGCCGTCAAATCCCAGACGGTTTTCTACACAATCTGCCAGCGGTACAGCCATAATACGATTCCAGTCATTTTGATTTACGCATCTTCGGTCAAAACTTATTCCGCCTTCGCCTTTTGGAAGGGGAAACTGGCAACGTCCTCCGTATTCTATTTTGTTGGGATCAGTTTTTACAGTTTCAAGACCTTTGAGCTTATCGTTTCCGTAAAGGCCCCAGAGCCAAATATTGGAATTATTGAGAAAATAATAGCGTGCTAAAGCCGCCCAGTTACCTTCAGTAAATTTTAGAGGGTCCCGAGGGTCAATTGAATCAAACCACATCAACGATCTAAGTATTTTTGCCGGGCCGAAACTTATCTGCTGAAGCCCAAGGCGCGTTTCAAACTGGTTTGAATGAAATCTTCCCCAAAATCTGTAGAATTTTAAATCGGAATTGTCTTTAGCTTTGTATAAAAAATCAGCTGGCGCTTGCGCATAAGCGTTTATCGCGATATCGGCATCAAGTGTCTTGTCTTTTTCAATTTCCCTAGAAACGGAGAATTCCGGTAAATACCGAAAGCCGATATTAAGTTTATTTTGAGCAAGGTCGTTATGTTCAAGCCATCCCGCAATTTGACCCTGGGAATGAAAATATTCTGCATATAGCGCTAAAGGGCCTAAGGCGATAGAAACTAAAAGGATTATTCTAAAAAAAGATTTCATTATTATAAATCTTAGCCTTAATTTTAGAGTATTGCCACTGGCAGACCTTTTATATAAAAGACAATTCATTGTATAAAAAAAGGTGAAATAAATCTATGAGCATCTTTAATAAAGTGTTGTACAATACCTTGTCCTAAATTGGCTTGAATAAAATGTGGCCATTTGCTAAAATTATAAA from Elusimicrobiota bacterium includes:
- a CDS encoding GxxExxY protein, which encodes MEQKDQITEKIIGCCFNVHKVLGPGFNEKIYQNALKMQFEEQGIGFEIEKEYKVNYASKEVGKFRVDMVVEDKVIVEIKALAGNIAQIFEYQVISYLKSSGLKVGLLINFGNKSCQIKRIMY